A stretch of Aeromicrobium tamlense DNA encodes these proteins:
- a CDS encoding acyl-CoA dehydrogenase family protein has product MRLTATELSPAERALKQEVREWLDERLPEGSYPLGLGMGGAVDPEFSRDLGAQGWIGMSLPSEYGGHGRTAVDRLVVVEELLARGAPVGYHWIADRQFGPGIAANGTEWQKETFLPGIASGEYSFSIGMSEPDSGSDLASVRTRAEQVDGGWRINGTKIWTTGAYTATHIVALLRTSEDRHRGMTQFIIDRHTPGLTVSPIEFIDGTKDFCELSFVDVFVPDDRRLGEVGAGWSQNTGELALERGGVDRWMSVMALLDRWVRQEAQRPGGHAAELGALTARAWAFRGMSLAVARMVDAGQYPVTEAALIKEMATRFEQDCTDLMVRRWGRTPRPDSDDPYERLLATAVQVAPAWTIRGGTNEILRSVISKGLRKNA; this is encoded by the coding sequence ATGAGACTGACCGCGACCGAGCTGTCACCCGCCGAGCGCGCGCTCAAGCAGGAGGTGCGCGAGTGGCTGGACGAGCGCCTGCCCGAGGGCTCGTACCCGCTGGGCCTGGGCATGGGCGGCGCCGTCGACCCCGAGTTCTCGCGCGACCTCGGCGCGCAGGGCTGGATCGGCATGTCGCTGCCGAGTGAGTACGGCGGCCACGGCCGCACCGCGGTGGACCGCCTCGTCGTGGTCGAGGAGCTGCTGGCTCGCGGCGCCCCGGTGGGCTACCACTGGATCGCCGACCGCCAGTTCGGTCCGGGCATCGCGGCGAACGGCACCGAGTGGCAGAAGGAGACGTTCCTGCCGGGCATCGCCTCGGGCGAGTACTCGTTCTCCATCGGCATGAGCGAGCCCGACTCCGGCTCCGACCTCGCGTCGGTGCGCACGCGTGCCGAGCAGGTCGACGGCGGCTGGCGCATCAACGGCACGAAGATCTGGACCACCGGCGCGTACACGGCCACGCACATCGTGGCGCTGCTGCGCACGTCGGAGGACCGCCACCGCGGCATGACGCAGTTCATCATCGACCGCCACACGCCCGGCCTGACCGTCTCGCCGATCGAGTTCATCGACGGCACCAAGGACTTCTGCGAGCTCTCGTTCGTCGACGTCTTCGTCCCCGACGACCGCCGCCTCGGCGAGGTCGGCGCGGGCTGGTCGCAGAACACCGGCGAGCTCGCGCTCGAGCGCGGCGGCGTCGACCGCTGGATGAGTGTCATGGCGCTGCTCGACCGCTGGGTGCGCCAGGAGGCGCAGCGTCCGGGCGGCCACGCGGCCGAGCTCGGCGCGCTGACCGCCCGCGCCTGGGCGTTCCGCGGCATGTCGCTCGCCGTCGCGCGCATGGTCGACGCCGGGCAGTACCCCGTCACCGAGGCCGCGCTCATCAAGGAGATGGCGACGCGCTTCGAGCAGGACTGCACCGACCTGATGGTGCGCCGATGGGGCCGCACGCCGCGCCCCGACTCGGACGATCCGTACGAGCGTCTGCTCGCGACGGCCGTCCAGGTCGCGCCGGCCTGGACCATCCGCGGCGGCACGAACGAGATCCTCCGCTCGGTCATCTCCAAGGGATTGAGGAAGAACGCATGA